The Brassica napus cultivar Da-Ae chromosome A2 unlocalized genomic scaffold, Da-Ae chrA02_Random_12, whole genome shotgun sequence genome segment AACTTTGTGAACATAACGAAACACATGGTTGTCAATTTAGATGATTGACCcataaatcttttttatttagagttatTTTGGGGAAAACCcatataagtatataactaaACTAACAAACACTTGATTGTTACATGAGTGAACAGGCCTAGTCCAGGCCTAAACTAAAGGCAAGACCCAACGAGAAGGAAATTTACGGCCCCAAACCAGATAACTAATAAAAGATTCCATGAAGATTAAACCCTAGAACCGGAAGAAAATCTTATTGCATCTCCAAAACCTAACCATGCAGGAATCCGCCATCAAAGTCATTCTTCTTCGATCCTTATCGCTTTCACAAGTAATGGTTTCTTCTTAGTAGAATTTACTTAATAGATCTTTTGTACCTTAGGGTCTGTAGATTCTGGAATCGAAGGATAGTGATGCAGAGATTCGAGAAAGCAGGTTCGTTTCTTTCTGAGATTTGTATCTGTAATTAGATAGATCATGTGTTCTTGTCTCAcggtaattaattaattaatatcctTTGCAATATATAGCATTAGCAGGATTGCGGTGGAGGGATACGACACCTCTCTTCGTAGGGAAGATGTCGATGATGCTTTGAGAGAACACTTCGCTTCATGTGGAAACATAATACATGTGTATGTTCCCATAGACGAGAATAGTGGTACCCTCTGCAGGTTTGTGGCTTCTTCCTCCAGCTTGATCGCTCAAATTAACTGCTGCTTAACTATAAAATCTACTTGTTTTCTTGTGTTTTACAGATATGCCTTAATTTATgttaatgaagaagatgaagaaaaggCGCTGAGGCTTAATGGAAGTGACATGGGAGGACGGATTTTACAAATTCAGTCTTACGCGTTTCACCAAAATCACCTTAATGAGGTCTTGGACCAGATGAAAGAAGGCCGACTCTATCGGCCACAACACACGTAAATTgctcttttcattttttgtctatttattttttattagagaTTTGTGCCTGGTTATGTTGATAATATGATACTCCTGCAATATTAGGATCATGGTTACGGGTTGTGACAATTTCCTTCCTGTCAATGTTATCGAGAAGGAGCTAGAGAAATATTTCTCTGCAATCGGCTCTTTTGTTTACCGAGACGAAACCGCTTCTGGTGCTATCATAAcgtttgtttcttcttcctcccaCCAGTTTGcttgttactatttttttttttgctaactaaAGAAgcttgttttgagttttttttttacagcccAGCCAGAGTTTATGTCCGTGGACAAGAGGGTGTAGAAAAGGCGCTGGAACGTAGTGGACGTTCTGTAGGAGGTTTGAATTTTGCAGTTACTGTGGTTGATCCACTTCCAAAAATAACACCCA includes the following:
- the LOC106434785 gene encoding uncharacterized protein LOC106434785, which gives rise to MQESAIKILESKDSDAEIRESSISRIAVEGYDTSLRREDVDDALREHFASCGNIIHVYVPIDENSGTLCRYALIYVNEEDEEKALRLNGSDMGGRILQIQSYAFHQNHLNEVLDQMKEGRLYRPQHTIMVTGCDNFLPVNVIEKELEKYFSAIGSFVYRDETASGAIITPARVYVRGQEGVEKALERSGRSVGGLNFAVTVVDPLPKITPTIGYMHPHNFTVVPKELIENPNIYYVFEENHKKKTETTAGNQQKKKSKTTERNQKKKNKKKEKKSKTREAYQMKRRVRLGREIRR